One genomic window of Geodermatophilus sp. DSM 44513 includes the following:
- a CDS encoding Fur family transcriptional regulator, producing MPSDTDLERVLRTAGLRVTRPRLAVLDAVRAQPHLDTRALIAAARARLGAVSHQAVYDVLRALVDAGLVRRIEPEGLDARYEARVGDNHHHLVCRACGAIADVDCAVGVAPCLTPSADEGFLVDEAEVLFWGRCPSCAAGVPSPSPAHPHREARP from the coding sequence GTGCCCAGCGACACGGACCTCGAGCGCGTCCTCCGGACTGCGGGGCTGCGGGTCACCCGGCCCCGCCTGGCCGTGCTGGACGCCGTCCGCGCGCAGCCGCACCTGGACACCAGGGCGCTGATCGCCGCCGCACGCGCCCGTCTCGGCGCGGTCTCCCACCAGGCGGTGTACGACGTCCTGCGCGCCCTCGTCGACGCCGGCCTGGTGCGGCGCATCGAGCCCGAGGGTCTCGACGCCCGCTACGAGGCACGGGTCGGCGACAACCACCACCACCTGGTCTGCCGCGCCTGCGGGGCCATCGCCGACGTCGACTGCGCCGTCGGCGTCGCGCCGTGCCTGACCCCGTCGGCCGACGAGGGGTTCCTCGTCGACGAGGCCGAGGTCCTCTTCTGGGGGCGCTGTCCGTCCTGCGCGGCCGGCGTCCCGTCCCCCTCCCCCGCCCACCCGCACCGAGAGGCACGCCCGTGA
- a CDS encoding type II toxin-antitoxin system VapC family toxin, whose protein sequence is MIVVDASVLANALADDQAAGEAARGELRAADQVTAPDLVDVETMSVLRKRWLARTLPDQRFEAAVGHLQQLRFERVPTLRLVRRAFELPANVSAYDACYVALAERLDCELITADARLAAAPGPRCTIRVLR, encoded by the coding sequence GTGATCGTCGTCGACGCCTCCGTCCTGGCCAACGCCCTCGCCGACGACCAGGCGGCCGGGGAAGCCGCCCGCGGCGAGCTGCGCGCCGCCGACCAGGTCACCGCGCCTGATCTGGTCGACGTCGAGACCATGTCGGTGCTGCGCAAGCGCTGGCTGGCTCGCACGCTGCCCGACCAGCGATTCGAGGCCGCCGTTGGGCATCTGCAGCAACTGCGGTTCGAGCGCGTCCCGACACTGCGACTGGTGCGACGCGCCTTCGAGCTGCCCGCCAACGTCAGCGCCTACGACGCCTGTTACGTGGCCCTGGCCGAGCGGCTGGACTGCGAGTTGATCACGGCGGACGCTCGACTGGCCGCCGCTCCTGGACCGCGGTGCACAATCCGCGTCCTGCGCTGA
- a CDS encoding FitA-like ribbon-helix-helix domain-containing protein has protein sequence MPHVLVRDVPEDVHAALQRKAERRHQSLQQYLAAELRHLAEQRSISEVLDEVEAQYGGRVGLQEAVTDLDDERSRR, from the coding sequence ATGCCGCATGTTCTGGTCCGCGATGTCCCCGAGGACGTGCACGCCGCTCTCCAGCGCAAGGCCGAGCGCCGCCACCAGTCGCTGCAGCAGTACCTCGCTGCCGAGCTGCGCCACCTCGCCGAGCAGCGCTCGATCAGCGAGGTCCTCGACGAGGTCGAAGCGCAGTACGGCGGTCGCGTCGGCCTGCAGGAGGCCGTGACCGACCTGGACGACGAACGCTCGCGGCGCTGA